In Paenibacillus sp. BIC5C1, a genomic segment contains:
- a CDS encoding DNA cytosine methyltransferase, with translation MVQKHRCISLFSGAGGMDVGFKSAGVDVIWANEMDKDACATFRENHKETLLREGDILQYMDELTSLKDIDIIFGGPPCQGFSVAGKMDPTDERSKLIWTFMDAVRIVRPKAFILENVKALAALEKWRPVREKIISYASDLGYVCYPVLLNASHYGVPQKRERVFFIGFLNNEPGLENLISRIITHQKKPKSIRETLISLGPAGSETNPLTCTAKITLATKPIMRKSPYAGMIFNGMGRPLDIDNFANTLPASMGGNKTPIIDEVLLHNSRDNNWIEDYHKSLINNQVAPQFEEAPSRLRRITINEAALIQTFPKDYIFRGSKTSIYKQIGNAVPCLLAEAVARAVVEELNSRQTVSSNDEPRQLCLEEYINV, from the coding sequence ATGGTACAAAAACATAGATGCATATCATTATTTTCTGGTGCAGGTGGCATGGATGTGGGTTTTAAAAGTGCTGGAGTAGATGTTATCTGGGCAAACGAAATGGACAAGGATGCATGCGCTACATTTAGAGAAAATCATAAAGAGACATTGCTTAGGGAGGGGGATATCCTTCAGTACATGGATGAACTTACTTCTCTGAAAGATATAGATATTATATTTGGGGGTCCACCATGTCAAGGGTTTTCTGTGGCAGGTAAAATGGATCCTACTGATGAACGGAGTAAGTTGATTTGGACTTTTATGGATGCTGTAAGAATAGTTAGACCAAAAGCATTCATTCTTGAGAATGTCAAAGCTCTCGCTGCTTTGGAAAAGTGGAGACCAGTAAGAGAAAAAATTATAAGTTATGCCTCTGATTTAGGATATGTTTGTTATCCAGTGTTATTAAATGCATCTCATTACGGTGTTCCTCAAAAGAGAGAAAGAGTATTCTTTATTGGATTTCTCAATAATGAACCTGGATTAGAAAATTTAATATCTAGAATAATTACGCACCAAAAAAAACCAAAATCAATTCGTGAAACACTCATATCTTTAGGGCCGGCTGGTAGTGAAACTAACCCTTTAACTTGTACCGCTAAAATAACACTAGCTACAAAGCCTATAATGCGAAAATCACCATATGCGGGAATGATTTTTAATGGTATGGGGAGACCTTTAGATATTGATAATTTTGCAAATACTCTTCCTGCTTCAATGGGAGGGAACAAAACGCCAATAATTGATGAAGTATTACTTCATAACAGTAGGGATAATAATTGGATCGAAGATTATCATAAATCTCTTATTAATAACCAAGTTGCTCCCCAGTTTGAAGAAGCACCATCTAGATTGCGAAGAATAACTATAAATGAAGCGGCTTTAATACAGACTTTCCCTAAAGATTATATTTTTAGAGGAAGTAAAACCTCTATATATAAGCAAATTGGGAATGCCGTTCCATGTTTGTTGGCAGAGGCTGTAGCAAGAGCTGTAGTGGAGGAATTGAATAGTAGACAAACAGTTTCGAGTAATGATGAACCTAGGCAATTATGTTTAGAAGAATATATAAATGTTTAA
- a CDS encoding JAB domain-containing protein: MAIDLLDHLIIAGNRYYSLKEHGHM, from the coding sequence ATAGCAATAGATTTATTGGATCACTTAATTATTGCTGGTAATCGATACTATAGCTTGAAGGAACACGGACATATGTGA
- a CDS encoding helix-turn-helix transcriptional regulator codes for MDYELLGKRIREERKRLNLTQEKLAERIDLSEAYIGQIERGERILSLDTLLKITDQFGVTVDYLINNSLDLNDDQFLNQLKKIMIDRSIKEKKMILDVLRVMLAHVDELQE; via the coding sequence ATGGATTACGAGCTTTTGGGAAAGAGAATTCGTGAAGAAAGAAAAAGACTTAATCTTACACAAGAAAAGCTGGCAGAAAGAATAGATTTATCCGAAGCGTATATTGGGCAAATTGAAAGAGGGGAACGAATTTTGTCCCTGGACACGCTGTTAAAAATCACGGATCAATTTGGAGTAACAGTTGATTACCTAATAAATAATTCATTAGATTTGAACGATGACCAATTTTTGAATCAGCTTAAGAAAATTATGATAGATCGTTCAATTAAAGAGAAAAAAATGATATTAGATGTCCTTAGAGTAATGCTGGCACATGTCGATGAGTTACAAGAGTAA
- a CDS encoding copper amine oxidase N-terminal domain-containing protein: MKLTFRKVIISIMILIFMMLNLSANTNMARAESADSIPVHVLLHVGSNNVIVNGQNQKLDERGSTPIIKNGSTYLPVASVMKLFGGKSGWNSVSKEITLQYKDSTAVLKPDNLKAKVNGKSVSLSVAPTVINGTTVVPLRFLEQFKIAITWHGASSFISLTEKTEGYTPWYAGQHTGKQNIKEGIYYDGGKQYYSYKTTFLNSWGTPVVIPFGREVISGANEIEGKVDVDYYTIFYYTDNASIIGTVWENYDGIKGEDFLEILGMTYSGTLSSIKKVSVKGAESAYVVEERFYDSGVSSDSTTLMAFVGNKVYSINFTQDIYDAYQKLDDEAYYYFLEKMIPNMSLGQNAGAAG, from the coding sequence ATGAAACTTACCTTTAGGAAAGTTATAATATCCATAATGATACTAATTTTTATGATGCTTAATTTATCAGCAAATACAAACATGGCTCGGGCAGAAAGTGCCGATAGTATTCCAGTCCATGTTCTTCTTCATGTCGGCTCTAATAATGTTATCGTTAATGGTCAAAATCAAAAGCTTGATGAGCGTGGCAGTACTCCTATCATTAAAAATGGTTCAACTTACTTACCAGTAGCTAGTGTGATGAAGCTTTTTGGTGGGAAAAGTGGATGGAACAGCGTAAGTAAGGAAATTACATTGCAGTACAAGGATAGTACTGCGGTGCTCAAACCCGATAATTTAAAGGCAAAAGTAAACGGGAAATCAGTTTCGCTTTCTGTAGCACCTACCGTTATTAACGGAACCACTGTTGTTCCTCTGAGATTCTTAGAACAGTTTAAAATTGCTATTACTTGGCATGGAGCCAGCTCATTCATTAGTTTGACGGAGAAAACGGAAGGCTATACTCCTTGGTATGCAGGCCAGCATACTGGAAAGCAGAATATTAAGGAGGGCATTTACTATGATGGAGGGAAGCAATATTACTCCTACAAAACAACATTCCTTAATTCATGGGGGACTCCTGTAGTAATACCTTTCGGGAGAGAAGTTATTTCAGGAGCAAATGAAATTGAAGGTAAGGTCGATGTGGATTATTATACGATATTCTACTATACCGATAATGCTTCAATTATAGGAACCGTATGGGAAAATTATGATGGAATCAAAGGGGAGGACTTCTTAGAGATTTTAGGAATGACATACAGTGGGACTCTATCAAGTATAAAAAAAGTGTCTGTAAAAGGTGCTGAGAGTGCATATGTTGTTGAGGAACGTTTTTATGACTCAGGAGTGAGTAGTGATTCTACAACACTTATGGCCTTTGTTGGAAATAAGGTGTATTCTATCAACTTTACTCAAGATATATATGATGCATACCAAAAATTAGATGATGAAGCGTATTATTATTTTCTTGAGAAAATGATTCCTAATATGAGTTTAGGACAAAACGCTGGAGCTGCTGGATAG